One Betta splendens chromosome 5, fBetSpl5.4, whole genome shotgun sequence genomic window, ctttGGATGTAGTGACCAGACAACCCATAGTAAAGAGACTCAGACTGCGTTCTCccagagcaccccccacagaatGCTACAGGGACGTGGTCGAATACCTTCTCCAAGTctacaaagcacatgtagactggttgggcaaaatCCCACAAACCCTTGAGGGTGTAGAGCTGGTCCAGCGCACCATGACCAGGGGGAAATTCATAtggttcctcctgtatctgaggttcAACTATCAGGCCGACTTCTTCTCTACAGTACTTGTCCAATAGTATACCCCTATAGTTATATAGTATAGGAACTCAGACTACTCTCCCCCTCTACAAAAAGGGAAAACCAACTCAGTTTTTTAGTTCAGAGTAACTGTCCACATCGTCCACACAGTGTTGCAGAGGCGAGTCACCCACAACAGCTCCACAACATCCAGCGACTTGAGGTTCTCTAGACGGATCTCATCCAGCCCTGCTGCCCTGCCACGTAGGAGCTTGCGAACTACCtctgtgacctcagcctgggtgatgggaaaGTCCACCtatgagtcccctgcctctgctgccaCGGCACAAGGCGTGTCGCAGggattgaggagatcctcaaagtactcctttcGCCGTCCAATAACATCATAAGTGGAGGTTGACAGCtgcccacctccactgaaagcAAAGTTGGTGAAGAACTGTTCCCCCCTTCTTAGGCGTCTAACGGCTTGCCAGAATCTCTGAGTCCCAGTGATAGTCCCCCTCCATTGCCTCCCCGAACTCTTCCCAGGCCAAGTTTTTGCTTTCACAACAGCGCGGGCTGCAGCTTGCTTGGTCCATCtctacccatcagctgccttaggagtcccacaggtcatccAGACTTGATAGGAgttcttcttcagcttgatagCATCCCTTACCTCCGGTGTCCACCACCAGATTctgggattaccaccacgataGGCATTGGTGGGTTAAAGATCCCTCttacagagggttcagccagatgTTCCCAACAGAAGCTCACGATATGTTTGGGCCTGCAAAGTTGTTCCAGCCTCcgtcttctcctctttcttatTCActaccaggtggtgatcagctGACAGCTCGGCCCCTCTCTttagtgtccaaaacatatggcagAAGGTCAGGTGACATGACTACAAACCCACATGGGTGTTGAAATACCCCAGCAGATCAacggggtccccagttggagcactTTTCAATACTCCCTATAGAGACACCAAGAAGGCAGCCCGGTAGTCCACACTACCTTTCGGCTCTTAGGCACAAACAACTGTGAATTACCTATTCCTGACCCGAAGGAGCAGGGAAACAACTCTCTCGCCTACCAAGAGAGAAGAGAAATACTCCAAAGTATGAGAGAGTCCAGTCCCTCTGAAAAAGTTgagttccagagcccaggctgtgtatGGAAGTGAGCCTGACTATTATTAGCCAGTAGCGCTCAATCTCCTGCACAAGCTCGGGCCTGACCTGGTGTGTCATGAAGGTGTGAAACAGGGTTTCATTGATATAGTTAATAGTAATGCAGAGAGCaaaacaattacatttttaGCCACAGCTGATAATGTGTCTGGCACATTATAAGATAAGTAATTCATTACAGGAACTTCagtactacagtactgtacatatgtgaaaaatattgtcttgtttttccacaaTTTCTCTTTGTTTGAAGTAGAAGAAATTGTGACATACTTAAGAAAAATAAAGGTCTTATCAGTAGTTGCTGTCAAAAGTTAAATTGCAATTattctattgtttttttcaacACAATATACATGTATTGTTACTATAATATGACCACAACTCAGAGTAATACCTGAGATACTGAAGTACAGCACTTTTACCACACATGAAAGAGTCTGTAATTCTTGTCATGGTTTTATAATTAGTAGGATGATGCAAGACACATCTGCACATGCTAAAAAGTGATGCCcaaatgtgtggttttcagatAAAGCACTAATACTGTAAGCATGATTTCTAATTATGCttacattatttttaataataaaaagacaaagattGGTCAAAGAATGACAAGTGCAGAGTCAAAGTCAGTGCAGTTACTGTAAATCTGATCTAATCTAACACAAGAACACTAGCGGTAAATAATGTTagcattatacagtatataatgagGAGGATTCCACTGAatttcttcatgtttttattaagagTGTTCCTGGTACTATGATGCAGCAAGAATGAATAGTGAATATACACGAACACTGTACACAAGAGTTGAGTGACTATAGTGAGTGAGGATAACATTAATATCACAGCGCAGACAGGTTATCTTGCCTATTAAGAGCCTTCAACCTGAATGAGTTAAGGGTCTATACAACAGaaactgctgcttgtttttgcaTGTTAATAAAGACTACATTTGTTGTTCTCTTTGAGTAGATGTTCATAGTACACAGGTAGCGTGTAAAGCACTGCCTAAATGTCTTGTCACGTAGGCCATAAACAATAGGATTAATCACGCGTGGAAGAATTTGATTTATGATGAATAAAGCAAAGTTTACAGATGCCACACCAGCTGGGAACAGGCGTGTGAGGGCTTGGCTTAACATAGGTTGTACATAAACCATCATACAAAGCAGCACCTGAAAGCCATGGAGCACGATGGTGTTTCTGGCCTTTTTGCTATCTGCTTTAACAGCTTTGGCTGCAAAGAGAATCCTAAAGTAAACGTAGAACAGAGTGATCCAAACCACTACCAGGAACAATATGTGGGTTGCATCTCTCTTCTTTAAACTGTAGGGGTTCCTAAACACAGAATCCCTTAAACAAAACAATCGTGAATTTAAGAACTGCAGAGGTTCAGTGGCCAAAAGGATAACTATATCTGGCAGGACAGAAAGTGAACTTGTAGCCCAGATTACACCAATCACAATATATGTTCTTCTGACCGTGCATATGTAGTTGTAGCGGAGGGGAATGCAGACAGCTATGTAGCACTCTGCTGCCATGAAAGCTAAATTCAGAGGAGTGTTTAAAGTGCTCAATATAGCTGGAACGATGAGAAGTACACAGACAGAGACGTAGATGGTTTGAAAGACATAGGATACGACAAAGAGCAAAATGCTGGTTGTCATTTGGATTATGTCATTAAGCACCAGATGGATGAAAAGAATAAAGCGCGGATTCATCTTGAAGATCTGTATAAAACAGCAGAGTTGGAGGACAAGATTTCAGTAATGGCAAACATCAGTTTAAATAAATAGTTCAAAGGTATTTTATAAAATCCaataaaatgaatcattttaaGTGCTAGAATTTGTGACTGACTTCATGCTAAAGAAATTATAAAATTCACTCTGTTAGACATCTCTATTCAACAAATCTGTGGTTAAGGACtttttgtgatgtgtttttattaaaagcaACTTTAGGACAATCAAGCATATGAatagaaagaaacaaagcaaaacctACATGATGCACACTTAGTAATGACCCTTTTATGATTTACTACTTGACATGTTCTTAAGCAGTACTATTTTACACACATGATGGCTGTTGAATGTGTGGACCATAGTGGCATTGATGTATTTGATGGTGATGCCGAGGaccacaacaatcacattcCTGCTGATGCCTATAGCCAGCGTTTCTTGGTTCACAGGTACGGTCACATTAGTGTCCTCAGGTGTGGAATTCATGTCAGAGTCTGATCAAGTGAAGACTCCTTTGTACTGCAAAAATGATAATACTGACAACAAGGCCAATCAACAAcaagatttttaaaaattagTTAATCAAATAGTTTAATCCTTACCTCATATAACTGAATCTCATCTGAAGACTGATCTGCCTCAAACTGAGTAGGTTATTACAAgtgaattttttttaaagtttcagTATGTGTTTACACGTCACACTTAAAACCCACCCACAAGCTGTGTATGGGTTGTACTAATAATGTATTCCTACAGTAGGTGTAGTTTTACCTTTAGTGTTCTTACAAAATTTACTTCAATAGTCACTGTGGTTTTAGAGCCTAAAGCAACAAAATGTCACTTTACCTGAAGAAAGCAGGCGACTAGGTCCCTGCCTAAAACTGTTATTGTCTTGAATGGAAGTTTgtttaaacaaattattatttgattttttgtTACTTTCAAAATTCACTGTTCAAAAATCAAAGGGAACACTTAAACATTGTAACTCCAAGTCAATCACACttctgtgaaatcaaactgcccacttaggaagcaacactgactgACAATCAAATTCACATGCTTTTGTGCAAATGGAATAGACAACAGGTGGAAATTATAGGCAAGACACCCCCAAAAAAAGGAGAGGTATTGACCGCAGACCACTTCTCAGTTCCAGTTTCCTGGCTGATGATTTGGTCACCTTCGAATGCTGACGGTGCAGTCAATCGTGCTAGCATGTCCTTAGTCTTccccggggcctcctaccggtagAACATGCCTGGGACACCTTCCCAGGAAGGcctccaggaggcatccgaaatAGATGCCCGAGCCGCCTCATCTGGTTCCTTctaatgtggaggagcagcgactccaCTCCAAGCGCCTCCTAGatcacagagctcctcaccaTATCTCTAGGGCTGTGCCCAGCCACCTTGCAGAGGTAACTCATTTTGGCCACTTGTATCTGAGAGCTTATCCTTTTGGTCATGGCCCAAAGCTCATGGCCATAGGTAAGGGTAAGAAGAGAGCTCCTCACCCAATCCCTTAGGGTGCCCCCAGCCACCCTGCAGAGGAAACTCATTTTGGCCGCTTGCATCCACGATCTTTTCCTTTTGATTATCAGCAgtagaatcagctttaatggccaaatttgcacaggacaaccaaggtggtctgactccgtctctgttccctcttgtggaaagaaaacaaattacctttttttattttaattatagttatttacaaaaagcaaacaaataaactgcagcttgctatgtcacattcaacagtggttattgcacatttatgtttatgtccGTGAGAGTCATTGAGGACCcagtagagttcagctcagaaacagccttggggggaagaagctgactctgttaTGTGTGGAGGGACAAACTAAACTCGAGACAGGCTCACTGAGCAACAAACAGGCTGCTGCGGCCTACAAACTaatgagaggggaggaggacccaaatgcaacccACAAACGTGGCATGTAAAAtaatatgatttatttaaacCACAAACATACATGAACCAAAGTGAACAAcgaaactaactaactaacaaacCTAAATagcattctctaccaccttgggaggtgtttcccactttgaccttggggtttccagtccatactctgtgcagatgttcctgtatattatgccagccacttggttatggcgttccatgtatgctttccctgccagcatcttacaccctgcagttatgtgctggatcgtctcagggggcctctttgcacagtctacaccttgggtcttgtctggtgtggtagatctgggcttctatggctctctctctctctataatatatatatatatatatatattaccaCGATTACCACAGGCACCTCTGTGGTgcctcactggatagctcaatcggtaaagtcgcagAACTTGTCTACGGGTGGTCCctcggttcgaatccccgttaggcgaataagtgtgggtccttgggtccttgggcaagacccttcaagctactgcatgagataccggctcagtgTAACAAGGTGttgggaaccagagcaccttggcgagtagtgggctactggaacaagaaagaaatggctaagatgagaattggaatgctactactcaagtaaccctagtcagaggggttacatgcaatgGGACGGACCCATTCATGACgccgaagcaactagtagctcactACTAggacggagaaacccacattcatgacgccgaagcaactagtagctcactACATGTTGAACTATATGAACTATGATGAACTAGATGTTataacatccacaaacggcaacaacttgagattgacgagatacaacacaaatgcgaTGGCTAAGAAGTCAGAAAGTCTAATGGAAGAGGTGAATGCACCactgagagtgatccctaccacaacaatcacagaaaccaatgaggtGATAtatataagagcaaccatgggagccatgcaatgaaaagaccgatgcccaagaggtacagccagatgcccatacctgaagcactcaaaactgccaagcaaaggctacaagccttggtcagccgcctaaagagatacaccagagacaatgaagccagacgaaAAAAAACGGCTGTttacaacacaacctgcgaaagtgtactctcaataacagcagagcagacccaccaaggcttgaaactgaacagtactggaaaagcatatgggaaagggaggattcacacaacagtgatgcacagtggctggtggatctgagggaagaccacagcaacctccctgaacagaatccagtgactatcacagtagcagacatccaacaaagagtctcaggtatgaaaaactggacagcacccggccttGACaggatccacacctactggctaaagaagctcactgcaatccatgagcgcctggcagcacaaattaaccagctgctaagggatgggacccaccctgaatggctaaccaaagggcgaacgatcctgataatgaaggatccctcaaagggtacagtcccatccaactaccggccaataacctgtcaccacaacatggaagctcacgtcaggcatcatcgcagctaagataagtgggcacatgggtcaatacatgagcaaagcacagaagggcattggtaaggataccagaggagccaaacaccaactcctggtagacagaacagtcgcccaagactgcagaatgcgacacaccaacctgtgcacagcctggatcgactacaagaaagcctatgactcaatgccacacacatggatcactgaatgcttggagctgtacaacatcaacagaactctaagggccttcattgcaaactcgatgaggttgtggagaaccacccttgaagccaatgggaagccacttgcccaagtatccatcaaatgcgGCACATACCAAggagattccagtttgttcatgttaatgaggaattctccacatgcacaaggattagctatggagtatcacagggttctgtgcttggtccaattctgtttagcctatacatgtctcctccaggtgagattattagaaagcattctattaattttcatttttacgcagatgatactcagctatatatgtccttggaaccaaataaaacagatcaactagtcaaaattcagggttgtttaaaagacatcaaatcctggatgtcccaaaatttccttcaactaaactcagataaaaccgaaattcttattgttgggcctaaaaatcagagagagacactattgagtcagatagccaccctggatggcataacattagcttcagattttactgtgagtaaccttggtgtcatctttgaccaggatctctcttttacatcatacattaaacaaatctccagaaccgcctacttccaccttagaaatatagttaaaatcagaagcatcctctctcagagtgatgcagagaaactgatccatgcatttgttacctctaggctggactactgtaactccttactcataggatgtcctaacagctccttaaaaagcctacagcttattcaaaatgctgcagccagagtcctgacaggacttaaaaagagagatcacatttctcctacattagcttctctgcactggctgcctgtaaaatgtaggatagaatttaaaattctcctactcacctacaaagtactcaatgataaagctccttcttatcttaaagacctcatagttccttatgctcccagcagaacacttcgttctcagagcgctgggctacttgtggttcctagagtgtttaaatgtagaacgggaggcagggTTTTTTAACTACCAagttcctctcctctggaaccagctccctcttcaggtttgagacgctaacacactctccacctttaagatcaggcttaaaaccttcctttttgatgaagcttatagttagagatggttcaggtcactggcaatgattgttagtcacaggaaccatctcttagttaagctgcaatagacatagactgctgggggacttaatttatacactgagctcctctgtttccttctacctcttctttccaataacctcccatcattgtcccatgtttaactaaccttgtctctttctctccagtagttgtgcctctctctctctctctctctctctctctctctctctctctctctctctttctctctctctctcctggctgtatccagtccctggcccaaccgtcctgcctgtgctctgttgttgcttgttgttgcttgttgttgttgctgtgcttttctctctctctatcctctcaccccaaccggttgaggcagatggccgcccacatccagtctggttctgctggaggtttcttcctctttagAGAGGgactttttcctctccactgttgctgtcaaattaaatgcttgctgtatgtgggatttgttgggtttagttgtgtgaggttttaaaccttactttgtaaagtgccttgagataactttgttgtgatttggcgctatataaataaaattgaattgaattgaattgaattgagatGCACTgaccccactgctgttctgcataggtctgaaccccctcagccaaataataaacaagactggctatggataccgactccggaacgaggccaccataagtcacctcctctacatgtatgacatcaagctgtacgccaagagtgagcgagacatcgactcgctgatccacaccaccaggatctacagctcggacatcgggatgtcattcgggctcgagaaatgtgggaggatggcgacaaagagaggcaaggttatccacacagaaggggtctcactcccagaaagaacaatagcagacattgaggacaattacaagtaccttggaataccacaggcgaacgccaaccttgaacaggcaacaaggaatgcggcaacagccaaatacctccaacgagtaaggcaagtcctaagaagccagctcaatggcaagaacaaatcccaggcaataaacagctacgccctgccagtgatcagataccctgcgggaataataaggtggccaaaggaagagatacagaccacagatgttaagacacgaaagctcctcaccatgcatggagggttccaccccaaatccagcaccctgagactgtacgctagccgcaaggaaggaggccgaggactagtgagcgtgagagccactat contains:
- the LOC114855445 gene encoding odorant receptor 131-2-like, yielding MNSTPEDTNVTVPVNQETLAIGISRNVIVVVLGITIKYINATMVHTFNSHHIFKMNPRFILFIHLVLNDIIQMTTSILLFVVSYVFQTIYVSVCVLLIVPAILSTLNTPLNLAFMAAECYIAVCIPLRYNYICTVRRTYIVIGVIWATSSLSVLPDIVILLATEPLQFLNSRLFCLRDSVFRNPYSLKKRDATHILFLVVVWITLFYVYFRILFAAKAVKADSKKARNTIVLHGFQVLLCMMVYVQPMLSQALTRLFPAGVASVNFALFIINQILPRVINPIVYGLRDKTFRQCFTRYLCTMNIYSKRTTNVVFINMQKQAAVSVV